In Arachis stenosperma cultivar V10309 chromosome 1, arast.V10309.gnm1.PFL2, whole genome shotgun sequence, one DNA window encodes the following:
- the LOC130964262 gene encoding phosphoglycerate mutase-like protein 4 isoform X1 codes for MNTWLCVNDSISVSIPKHKYSRSHSYSFPPIPLPLPFFLRLKSVASLPKQQALNVSLTRHSTHSLQMADSSISDSDSSHPHPEYAEIVVVRHGETAWNADGRIQGHLDVELNEAGRQQAAAVADRLSREPKISFIYSSDLQRAYETAQIIASRCGGLEVIKDSDLRERHLGDLQGLIYREAAKTHPIAHKAFSSRNEDQEIPGGGESIAQLFQRCTSALQRIGRKHKGERVVVVTHGGFIRSLYRWACPNGRPAGKIHNTSVNVFHMYGEDKWTLKLWGDVSHLSQDEFLASGFGGDRTSG; via the exons ATGAACACTTGGTTGTGTGTGAATGACAGCATCAGCGTAAGCATACCGAAACATAAATATTCTCGCTCCCATTCCTATTCTTTTCCGCCAATCCCACTCCCACTCCCTTTTTTTCTGCGCCTCAAATCCGTTGCTTCTCTCCCCAAACAACAAGCCTTAAACGTCTCTTTGACTCGCCACTCAACTCACTCACTCCAAATGGCCGATTCTTCCATCTCCGATTCCGACTCCAG CCATCCTCATCCAGAGTATGCAGAGATTGTTGTGGTGCGTCATGGTGAAACAGCATGGAATGCTGATGGAAGAATTCAG GGACATCTAGATGTTGAATTAAACGAAGCTGGAAGACAGCAAGCAGCTGCA GTGGCTGATAGACTATCCAGGGAGCCTAAGATCTCTTTTATATATTCTTCCGACTTGCAACGAGCTTATGAAACAGCACAGATTATTGCATCCAGATGTGGAGGGCTAGAG GTTATCAAGGATTCTGACCTACGGGAAAGACACCTAGGGGATCTTCAAGGCCTTATTTATCGTGAAGCAGCAAAGACTCATCCCATAGCCCACAAAGCTTTTTCATCTAGGAATGAAGATCAAGAAATCCCA GGTGGTGGAGAAAGTATTGCCCAGCTTTTCCAGCGCTGCACATCTGCATTgcagagaattggaagaaagcataAAG GGGAGAGAGTAGTAGTTGTTACTCACGGAGGATTCATTCGATCACTTTACAGGTGGGCGTGCCCAAATGGGAGGCCTGCTGGGAAGATACATAACACATCAGTGAATGTTTTTCACATGTACGGTGAGGACAAATGGACCTTAAAATTGTGGGGTGATGTTAGCCATCTTAGCCAAGATGAGTTTCTGGCATCAGGGTTTGGGGGTGACAGAACTTCAGGTTAG
- the LOC130964262 gene encoding phosphoglycerate mutase-like protein 4 isoform X2, translated as MNTWLCVNDSISVSIPKHKYSRSHSYSFPPIPLPLPFFLRLKSVASLPKQQALNVSLTRHSTHSLQMADSSISDSDSSHPHPEYAEIVVVRHGETAWNADGRIQGHLDVELNEAGRQQAAAVADRLSREPKISFIYSSDLQRAYETAQIIASRCGGLEVIKDSDLRERHLGDLQGLIYREAAKTHPIAHKAFSSRNEDQEIPGGGESIAQLFQRCTSALQRIGRKHKGGRAQMGGLLGRYITHQ; from the exons ATGAACACTTGGTTGTGTGTGAATGACAGCATCAGCGTAAGCATACCGAAACATAAATATTCTCGCTCCCATTCCTATTCTTTTCCGCCAATCCCACTCCCACTCCCTTTTTTTCTGCGCCTCAAATCCGTTGCTTCTCTCCCCAAACAACAAGCCTTAAACGTCTCTTTGACTCGCCACTCAACTCACTCACTCCAAATGGCCGATTCTTCCATCTCCGATTCCGACTCCAG CCATCCTCATCCAGAGTATGCAGAGATTGTTGTGGTGCGTCATGGTGAAACAGCATGGAATGCTGATGGAAGAATTCAG GGACATCTAGATGTTGAATTAAACGAAGCTGGAAGACAGCAAGCAGCTGCA GTGGCTGATAGACTATCCAGGGAGCCTAAGATCTCTTTTATATATTCTTCCGACTTGCAACGAGCTTATGAAACAGCACAGATTATTGCATCCAGATGTGGAGGGCTAGAG GTTATCAAGGATTCTGACCTACGGGAAAGACACCTAGGGGATCTTCAAGGCCTTATTTATCGTGAAGCAGCAAAGACTCATCCCATAGCCCACAAAGCTTTTTCATCTAGGAATGAAGATCAAGAAATCCCA GGTGGTGGAGAAAGTATTGCCCAGCTTTTCCAGCGCTGCACATCTGCATTgcagagaattggaagaaagcataAAG GTGGGCGTGCCCAAATGGGAGGCCTGCTGGGAAGATACATAACACATCAGTGA
- the LOC130942136 gene encoding mitogen-activated protein kinase kinase kinase 5-like codes for MRWIHLTFTKDKDKNNYYASSSSSSSSSSSPVVENHKKTWRFRSGNKKRLNNDGKSGNIYKKHVDVEEEAALAITTTSPSGIRTTSTSSSASASSSAMPLPLPLPQRDAESRQPSPVRTSSGASSNGYRSAEDRDQTDAAAAVNGSSFTGFKMRSVFASNRDTRRKADQVENRLSPRSQENYCLSHSGRSGSSSPFASPKISPCSTDDFVPYHYVAPKGNQFWSAPEITNSESSIHPIFDLSGSGPETSPKGRPQLLHVKSSSGPPSPLHGGMMNETASARRAEGNSVSVHRLPLPPMPNSPTLTAATTYSHAAGRSESLPMKSQWKKGKLIGRGTFGSVYVGTNRETGALCAVKEVELCHEDPTSIESIKQLEQEIKVLSQLKHPNIVQYYGSEVVEDKFNIYLEYVHPGSINKYVRDHCGAITESVVRNFTRHILSGLAYLHSKKTIHRDIKGANLLVDSAGVVKLADFGMSKHLNGYEGNLSLKGSPYWMAPELMQTVVMHKDNNSDLAYATDIWSLGCTIIEMFNGKPPWSEFEGAAAMFKVMKDTPPIPETLSSDGKDFLRCCFRRNPAERPTAAMLLEHRFLKNSQPMDVTPSTQLYNGTTIMDKTLGPHSPTGHLENIPDQISISCEKIAKLKAAERRGILIPSLDILPAYQRQ; via the exons ATGCGGTGGATACACCTTACGTTTACCAAAGACAAAGACAAAAACAACTAttacgcttcttcttcttcttcctcctcctcttcttcttctcccgtCGTTGAAAACCACAAGAAAACATGGCGGTTCCGCAGCGGGAACAAGAAGCGTCTCAACAACGATGGAAAGTCTGGTAACATTTACAAGAAGCATGTTGACGTGGAAGAGGAGGCTGCCTTGGCGATCACGACCACCTCTCCTTCCGGCATTCGCACCACATCCACCTCCTCCTCTGCGTCAGCGTCTTCCTCCGCCATGCCTCTCCCGTTGCCGTTGCCGCAGCGTGATGCAGAATCTCGCCAACCGTCACCTGTGAGAACCTCCAGCGGCGCTAGCTCCAATGGCTATCGATCCGCGGAGGATCGGGATCAAACTGATGCTGCGGCAGCTGTCAACGGTTCATCCTTCACGGGCTTCAAGATGAGGAG TGTTTTTGCTAGCAACAGAGACACAAGGCGGAAGGCTGATCAGGTAGAAAATCGCTTGTCACCGAGATCTCAAGAAAACTATTGCTTAAGCCACTCCGGTAGGAGTGGTTCGAGTAGTCCCTTTGCAAGTCCCAAGATCAGTCCGTGTAGCACAGATGATTTCGTGCCATATCATTATGTGGCTCCAAAAGGAAACCAATTCTGGTCTGCGCCTGAGATAACTAATTCAGAATCATCCATTCATCCAATCTTTGATTTATCGGGGTCTGGCCCCGAAACCTCGCCAAAGGGAAGACCTCAGCTACTCCATGTTAAGAGCTCAAGTGGACCTCCATCACCCTTGCACGGCGGCATGATGAATGAGACTGCATCAGCGCGCCGGGCTGAAGGTAATTCTGTCAGTGTCCACCGTTTACCCCTGCCTCCCATGCCCAACTCACCTACCCTAACCGCTGCAACTACCTACTCCCACGCCGCGGGGAGATCAGAATCTTTGCCAATGAAAAGCCAATGGAAGAAAGGGAAACTTATTGGTCGTGGCACGTTTGGAAGTGTTTATGTTGGCACTAATAG AGAAACTGGAGCATTGTGTGCTGTGAAAGAAGTAGAATTATGTCACGAGGATCCAACTTCCATAGAGTCTATAAAGCAGTTAGAGCAG GAAATTAAAGTTCTTAGCCAACTGAAACATCCAAATATTGTGCAGTACTATGGTAGTGAAGTA GTTGAAGACAAATTCAATATTTATCTGGAATATGTACATCCTGGTTCAATTAATAAATATGTCCGCGACCATTGTGGCGCCATAACAGAATCGGTCGTTAGAAATTTTACTCGCCATATTCTTTCGGGGTTGGCATACTTGCATAGCAAGAAAACAATTCATAG GGACATTAAAGGGGCTAATTTGCTTGTCGATTCGGCAGGAGTTGTCAAACTTGCTGATTTTGGAATGTCAAAGCAT CTTAATGGATATGAAGGTAATCTCTCTTTGAAGGGAAGTCCATATTGGATGGCTCCAGAG CTTATGCAGACTGTTGTTATGCATAAGGATAACAACTCGGATCTAGCTTATGCTACTGATATTTGGAGCCTCGGTTGTACAATCATTGAAATGTTCAATGGGAAGCCTCCATGGAGCGAGTTCGAAGGA GCTGCAGCAATGTTTAAGGTTATGAAAGATACCCCGCCTATACCGGAAACATTGTCATCCGACGGCAAAGATTTCTTGAGGTGCTGCTTTAGAAGAAATCCGGCAGAGCGACCTACTGCTGCAATGTTACTCGAACATCGATTTTTGAAGAACTCTCAACCGATGGATGTTACACCTTCCACTCAATTGTACAATGGAACAACAATCATG GATAAAACTCTAGGTCCTCATAGTCCCACAGGGCATCTAGAAAATATACCAGATCAGATATCTATCTCGTGCGAGAAGATTGCGAAGTTGAAAGCTGCAGAGCGGCGAGGAATTCTTATTCCTAGCTTGGATATCTTGCCAGCATACCAAAGACAATAA